From Lolium perenne isolate Kyuss_39 chromosome 5, Kyuss_2.0, whole genome shotgun sequence, a single genomic window includes:
- the LOC127298688 gene encoding uncharacterized protein: MASAAASRPPAPPPPPPPPPPSAAAMQWLAPRVSFSLDDAGGSMAAGAGGAGKASADFEFFLAGCSAVSTMLPADQLFSGGKLVPLRIPAASSTSSTADGISTRPPLAPAAAQPETPRPEEPTKDAAESTAEVEPKVVPARRWRDLLRMRKQQASSSSSSSSTTDTKPLRRLLRRGPKPPEQEPSLNHPLLRDPDEPEKPEKAPAAAPTSTPPPSQQQHQLPPKIRLTPAQATAPPPPPPPPPPTAVAADSPRLNAAGKVVFNGLGRSSSSPSSLAGGRRHRAGSGSGGGGMERSYSAHVRVTPVLNVPVCRKSVSVFGIDRLFSPSSASTAAAAHAAAKKGKVAKKEAVTAAPPPSSK, encoded by the coding sequence ATGGCTTCCGCAGCGGCCTCGCGCCCgcccgccccgccgccgccgcctcccccgcccccgccgtcggccgccgccatGCAGTGGCTCGCCCCGCGCGTCTCCTTCAGCCTCGACGACGCCGGCGGGTCGATGGCCGCGGGAGCGGGAGGAGCGGGCAAGGCCAGCGCCGACTTCGAGTTCTTCCTCGCCGGATGCTCCGCGGTCTCCACCATGCTCCCCGCCGACCAGCTCTTCTCCGGGGGCAAGCTCGTGCCGCTCCGCATCCCCGCGGCCTCTTCTACCAGCTCGACCGCTGACGGCATCTCCACGCGGCCTCCGctcgcgccggcggcggcgcagcCGGAGACGCCGAGGCCGGAGGAGCCGACCAAGGATGCGGCGGAGTCGACGGCTGAGGTGGAGCCTAAGGTCGTCCCTGCGAGGCGGTGGCGGGATCTGCTGCGGATGCGGAAGCAACaggcctcgtcctcctcctcttcatcctctACAACGGACACCAAGCCGCTGCGCCGGCTCCTGCGCCGCGGCCCGAAGCCGCCGGAGCAGGAGCCGTCGCTCAACCACCCGCTCCTCCGCGATCCCGACGAACCCGAGAAACCCGAGAAGGCCCCCGCTGCAGCACCCACCTCCACACCACCTCCCTCACAGCAGCAGCACCAGCTGCCGCCCAAGATCCGTCTGACGCCGGCGCAGGCGACCGCGCCCCCGCCCCCGCCACCTCCCCCGCCGCCGACAGCCGTGGCCGCCGACAGCCCGCGCCTGAACGCGGCCGGCAAGGTGGTGTTCAACGGCCTCGGCCGCAGCTCCAGCAGCCCCAGCAGCCTGGCGGGCGGGCGGCGCCACCGGGCCGGCAGCGGGTCCGGGGGCGGCGGGATGGAGCGGTCCTACTCGGCGCACGTGCGCGTCACGCCCGTGCTGAACGTGCCCGTCTGCCGCAAGTCCGTGTCCGTCTTCGGGATCGACCGCCTCTTCTCGCCGTCCTCCGCGTCCACCGCCGCCGCGGCGCACGCGGCTGCTAAGAAGGGGAAGGTGGCCAAGAAGGAGGCGGTAACGGCAGCGCCACCGCCATCGTCCAAGTAA